The window GGTCGAGGTCGATGTCGATGATCTTGACGAAGACCTCGTCGTTGACCGAGACGACCTGCTCGGCGAGCTCGACGTGCTTGTTCGAGAGCTCCGAGATGTGCACCAGGCCCTCGATGCCGTCGGCAACGCGGACGAAGGCACCGAACGGGACGAGCTTCGTGACCTTGCCCGGTGCGATCTGGCCGATCGCGTGGGTGCGGGCGAAGACCTGCCACGGGTCCTCCTGCGTCGCCTTGAGCGAGAGCGACACGCGCTCGCGGTCCAGGTCGACCTCGAGGATCTCGACGGTGACTTCCTGACCGACCTCGACGACCTCGCTGGCGTGCTCGATGTGCTTCCAGCTGAGTTCGGAGACGTGGACGAGACCGTCGACGCCACCGAGGTCCACGAACGCACCGAAGTTGACGATCGAGGAGACGATGCCCTTGCGGACCTGGCCCTTGTGCAGGTTGTTGAGGAACGTGGTCCGGGACTCGGACTGCGTCTGCTCGAGGAGCGCACGGCGCGACAGGACCACGTTGTTGCGGTTCTTGTCGAGCTCGAGGATCTTCGCCTCGATCTCCTGGCCGAGGTACGGCGTGAGGTCGCGGACGCGACGGAGCTCGATGAGCGACGCGGGGAGGAAGCCACGGAGACCGATGTCGACGATCAGGCCGCCCTTGACGACCTCGATGACCGTGCCGGTCACGACGCCGTCGGACTCCTTGATCTTCTCGACGTCGCCCCATGCGCGCTCGTACTGCGCACGCTTCTTCGACAGGATGAGGCGGCCTTCCTTGTCCTCCTTCTGGAGAACCAGGGCCTCGACCTCGTCGCCGACCTTGACGACCTCGTTGGGGTCGACGTCGTGCTTGATCGAGAGCTCGCGCGAGGGGATGACGCCCTCGGTCTTGTAACCGACGTCGAGGAGGACCTCGTCGCGGTCGATCTTCACGACGGTGCCGGAGATGAGATCACCGTCGTTGAAGAACTTCAGGGTCTTCTCGACCTCGGCCAGGAAGTCATCAGCCGAACCGATGTCGTTGATGGCGACCTGCTTAGGAGCCTTGGTCGTAGTGGTTGTCATGTAGAGATTGCTCCGAACGGACATGAGTCGGGCCGTGGCGTGCGGGGAGTCGAGACCCCCGTGGTGCTCCGCCGTGGCGATTGATTGAGTGGCGCGGATTGCGCCGCACAAGTCTAACCGCACCGGCCGAGCCCCCACAACCGGGCGTGTCGGCGGCGCGTCAGCGGAGCAGGGCGCTGCGCAGGGTGTCGAGACCGATGCTGCCGAGCGCGAGCGCACGACGGTGGAACGCCTTCAGGTCGAAGTCGGCGCCTTCGCGGGCGGCGACCTCGTCGCGGATCGACTCCCACACGCGCTGGCCCACCTTGTAGGACGGCGCCTGGCCGGGCCACCCGAAGTACCGCGCGACCTCGAACTGCACGAACGCGTCGTCCATGTTCACGTTCTCGCGCATGAAGTCGAGGGCGTACTCCCACGTCCAGCCGCCGCCGTCCGGGTTGGTCTTCTGCAGGTGCACACCGATGTCGAGCACCACGCGGGCGGCACGCATGCGCTGCCCGTCGAGCATGCCGAGCCGGTCGCCGTCGTCGTCGAGGAACCCGAGCTGCTCCATCAGGCGCTCAGCGTAGAGCGCCCAGCCCTCCACGTGGCCCGACGAGCCGGACAGCTGGCGGCGCCACGTGTTGAGCTCGCCGCGGTTGTAGACGCCCTGGCTGATCTGCAGGTGGTGACCGGGGACGCCCTCGTGGTACACCGTCGTCTTCTCACGCCAGGTGCCGAACTCGGTGACGCCCTCGGGCACCGACCACCACATCCGGCCGGCGCGCGAGAAGTCGTCCGACGGACCGCTGTAGTAGATCCCGCCCTCCTGCGTGGGGGCGATCCGGCACTCGAGGCGGCGGATCGGTTCCGGGATGTCGAAGTAGGTGCCGGCCATCGCCGCGATCGAAGCGTCGCTCGTCTCCTGCATCCACCGCTGCAGGGCGTCCGTGCCGTGCAGGATCCGGGAGGGATCGGTGTCCAGCACCTCGATCGCCCGGGCCACGCTCGCGCCCGACTCGATCCGGTCCGCGATGCGCTCCTGTTCGTCGCGCATGCGGGCGAGTTCCTCGAGGCCCCACGCGTACGTCTCGTCGAGGTCGACGACGGCGCCGAGGAACCGGCGGGAGTGCAGCTCGTACGCCTCGCGCCCGACGGCGTCGACCGGGGTGGCGAGCGGCAGCAGTTCGTGCTCGAGGAACTGCCCGAGGCTCCGGTACGCGGCCGACGCGACCTCGGCGCCGCGGGTCAGCTCGGCGCGGAGCGAGTCCGGCACGGCAGAGCCGTCGTCGAACGCCGCGCCCTCGGCCAGGCGGCGGAAGAAGCCGTCCTCCGCGCCGTTGCGGGCGGCCTGCTCCGCGACCAGGGCGACCTGCCGCTTCGCCGGCGTGACGTCCTCGCGTGTGCCCTCGAGCAGGGTCTCGCGGATGCCCTCGAGCGCGTCCGGCAGCGCGTGCAGCCGGCTGGCGACGTCCTGCCAGTCCGCCTCCGTCGCCGTCGGCATCAGGTCGATGATCTCGCGGACGGACTGCGCCGGGCTCGCGATCACGTTGAGGTCGCGCAGGTGGAGCTTTCGCTCGTACGACTCCTGCACGAGGTCGAGTTCGGCGCCGAGGTCGGCCTTCGTGACCTCGTCGACCGGGTCGACCGCCGCAGCGGCGTCGAGGGCGCGCTTCGTCGACCGCGCCGCGTCGGCCAGGGCGGCTGCTCCGGCGGGCGAGGTGTCGCCGTACTCCCCCGTCCGACCCGGCACGCCGATGTAGGTCGCCGTCGTCGGGTCGAGGTCGACGAGGGTGGCGACCCATCCCTCGGCCACGTGGTCGACGGCGGTCTGCTGACGGACGGGACGCGCTTCGCTCATGCTCCGACCCTATCCACCAGCGCCCTCCGGCACGCGGTCAGTGCGCCGCGCTCTCCCAGTTCGCGCCGACACCGACCGAGACGTCGAGCGGCACGGTGAGCTCGGCGGCGTTGCCCATCCGGGTGCGCAGGATCTCCTCGACGCGCTCCTGCTCGCCGGGCGCGACCTCGAGGATGAGCTCGTCGTGCACCTGGAGCAGCAGGTGCGACTCGAGGCCGCCGTCGCGCAGGTCCTCGTCGACGCCGAGCATCGCGATCTTCATGATGTCGGCAGCCGAGCCCTGGATCGGCGCGTTCAGCGCGGCGCGCTCGGCGTTCTCGCGCAGGACGCGGTTCGGGCTCTTCAGGTCCGGGAACGGGCGGCGACGGCCGAAGATCGTCTCGGTGTAGCCGTCCTCGCGCGCCTGCTCGACGACGTTGCGCAGGTAGTCGCGCACCGCGCCGAACCGAGCGAAGTACTCGGTCATGAGCGTCCGGGCCTCGGACTGCTCGATCCGCAGCTGCTTCGACAACCCGAACGCGCTCAGCCCGTAGGCCAGGCCGTACGACATCGCCTTGACCTTGGTGCGCATCTCGGCGGACACCTCGGCCGGCTCGACGCCGAACACCCGGGCGCCGACGAACCGGTGCAGGTCCTCACCCTCGTTGAACGCCTGGATGAGCCCCGGGTCGCCCGACAGGTGCGCCATGATGCGCATCTCGATCTGCGAGTAGTCGGCCGTGATGAGCGTCGTGTACGGCTCCGCGACGGCGAACGCCGACCGGACCCGGCGCCCCACGGCGGTCTTCACCGGGATGTTCTGCAGGTTCGGGTCGGTCGACGAGATGCGGCCGGTGCTGCTGCCCGTCTGCTCGTACCGGGTGTGGATGCGCCCGTCGACGATCGCCGCGTCGAGCGTGTCGACGATCTGGCGGAGCTTGGTGGCGTCGCGGTGCTGCAGCAGCAGCCCGAGGAACGGGTGCGGGTGCTGCTCCTGCAGGTCCGCCAGGCTGGTGGCGTCGGTCGAGAACCCGGTCTTCGTCTTGCGGGTCTTCGGCATCGCGAGCTCGGTGAACAGGACTTCCTGCAGCTGCTTCGGGGAGCCGAGGTTCACCTCGTGTCCGATCTCGGCGAACGCCTGCTGCGCCAGTTCGGCGGCACGCTCCCCCAGTTCCTTCGACAGCCCCGTGAGCACCGGACGGTCGATCCCGACGCCGATGGTCTCCATGCTCGCGAGCACCGACACTAGCGGGAGCTCGATGTCGTCGAGGACCGTGAGCGACGACTCGTCGAGCCGGGCACGGAGCGCCGTGGTGACCCGCAGGACGAACCACGCGTGCACCCCGACGTTCACCGGGTCGGTCTCCGGCACGAGCTGGTTCGGGTCGGCGGTGGGGAGCTCTTCGCCGAGCTCCTGGTAGACGAGGTCGGCCAGCGGCTGCCCCTGCTTGCCGGGTTGGGCGAGCCACCCCGTGATGCGGGCGTCACCGGCGACGCCGTTCACCACGAAGCCGGCGGTCGCGAGCGCCTTGATCGCCGCCTTGGCGTCGTGGAAGTGCTTCGGGGCGTCGGAGGCGAACCACGCCGACAGCTGCTCGTAGTCCTTCGCGCCGCTGCCGCCCGGGACCTGGACGGCGTCGTCGTGGGTCGCGATGCCGATGGTGCTGAGCCGGCCGTCGATGACCTCGACGGCGACGCCGTAGCCGTTCGCCGCCTCGGACGCGTTGCGCCGCTCGAGCCAGTAGCCGAGCTCCTCGTCGATCAGGGTCTTGACCGACGGCGGGGTCGCGGCCCCGTCCGTCACCCCGCCCTCGGCCGGCTGCTCGGACGGCTCGCCCGAGCCGGCGACCTTGAAGACGCGGTCGAGCAGCGTGCGGAACTGCAGCTTGGCGAACAGCTCACGCACGGCGGCCTCGTCGAGGGGCCGGAGCGCGACGTCGGCCGGGCCCACCGGCAGTTCGACGTCCGTGACCAGACGGTTCAGCCGGCGGTTCCGGACGGCCCGGTCCTGCTGCTCGCGCAGGTTGTTGCCGACCACGCCCTTGATCTCGTCGGCGTGCTCGAGGACGCCATCGAGCGAGCCGTACTGGGTGACCCACTTGACCGCGGTCTTCTCGCCGACCTTGTCGATGCCGATCAGGTTGTCGCTGGTCTCGCCCACGAGGGCCGCGATGTCGGGGTACTGGTGCGGCTCGATGCCGTAGCGCTCGTACACCTTGTCGCGGTCGTACCGGGTCAGTTCGGACACGCCGCGGACCGACGGGTAGAGCAGCGTGACGTCGTCGTTGACGAGCTGGATCGCGTCGCGGTCGCCGGAGACCACGTAGACCTGGTACCCCTGCGCGGCACCCTGGGACGACAGGGTCGCGAGGATGTCGTCGGCCTCGTAGTCCTCCTTCGTCACCGTGGTGATGCCCATCGCCTCGAGCGCCTGCTGCAGCAGCGGGATCTGGCCCTTGAACTCGGCCGGGGTCTCGGAGCGGGTGCCCTTGTACGCCTCGTACTCACGGGTGCGGAACGAGAACCGGGAGATGTCGAACGCGACCGCCAGGTGGGTCGGCTTCTCGCGCTGCAGGAGCATGAGCAGCATCGAGATGAAGCCGTGGATGGCGTTCGTGTGCTGCCCGTCGCGGTTCACGAAACTGTCGACCGGCAGTGCGTAGAAGGCCCGGAAGGCGAGCGAGTGGCCGTCGATGACCATGAGGGTAGGCTTTGCGGAGTCCGACACCCGGACAGCCTACCGACGCCATCCGACACGGGAGTTCGAGCGCGTGACCGACGAAGCCACCATCACCGGGAACGTCGACGAGCGCCTCGCGGCCCGCGGGATGGGTGAGCTCGCCGACAAGATGGGCATGGTCATCACCGAGATGTCGGCCGACCGTGCCGTCGGCAGCATCCCGGTCGAGGGCAACCGCCAACCGGTCGGCCTGCTGCACGGGGGCGCCTACGTCGTCCTCGCCGAGAGCCTCGGTTCGATGGCCGCGAACGTGCACGCCGGCGCGGGCCGCTACGCCGTCGGCATCGAGCTGAACGCCTCGCACACCCGCAGCGCCACGTCCGGCACCGTCACCGGCGTCTGCACCGCGATCCACCTCGGCAGCACGCTCACCACGCACGAGATCGTCATCACGGACGACCAGGGGCGGCGCTGCTCCACCGTCCGCATCACCAACCTCATCCGCGAGGCACGCTGAACCGTCGTCAGTCCTCGGGCGGACGCTGCAGCAACAGGCGCGCATCGCCGAAGCCGAGGCGCCGGTAGAGCCGCTCGCCGTCGACGCTCGAGTGCACCGAGGTCCGCTCCACACCGAGGTCGTCGGCGATGTCGAGCAGTGCCGTGACGAGTCGTCCGGCGACGCCGAGCCCGCGCAGGTCGGGGTGCACGTAGACGGTCTGCACGTCGGCGGTCAGGCGTCGCCCCGGCCGGTCCGGGGTCGGCGGCCGGGCGACGAGTCCGAGCCACGCCATCCCGAGCACCGAGCCGTCGCGCTCCGCGACCACGCACCGGTGCGTGTCCGGGTGCTCCAGGGCGAAGGCCGCCATCGCCGCACGGTAGTCGTCCGGCGTCGCAGCCGGCTCGGCGCCACCCTCGCCGACGCTCCACCGCCACCGCAGGTCGGCCACCACCGGCATGTCGTCAGGCCGGGAGGCCCGGATCACCACGTCGTCCACGGGTCCAGCCTGCCAGGTGGTCGCCTCCACCGCCCCACCCTTCGTCCTCACGAGCACATGCGTCCGCACACTTCGACAGAACACGCGTCGATCAACCGGAGTCGTGTCGGAACATGCACACGCAGACGATGCGCCCGCACACTCCGACGGAACACGCGTCGATCGACCGGTGTCGTGTCGGAACATGCACACGCACCGAGTGCCCCAGGCGCCAGGGAACGCAGCAGCGCCGCCGGACCGTGGTCCGGCGGCGCTGGTGTGAGCGACGGGTGGTGCTACTTCTTGGCGCTGAGCTGCTCGATGATCGCCTTGGCGACGTCGTGCATGGTCAGGCGGCGGTCCATCGAGGCCTTCTGGATCCAGCGGAACGCCTCGGGCTCGGTGAGGCCCATCTTCTCGTTGAGCAGGCCCTTGGCACGGTCGACGAGCTTGCGCGTCTCGAAGCGCTCGACCAGGTCGGCGACCTCGGCCTCGAGCGTGATGATCTGCTGGTGCCGCGAGAGGGCGATCTCGATCGCGGGGAGCAGGTCGTTCGGGGTGAACGGCTTGACCACGTAGGCCAGCGCACCGGCCTCGGTGGCACGCTCGACGAGGTCCTTCTGGCTGAACGCCGTGAGGAGGACCACCGGAGCGATGTGGTTCTTGGACAGCTTCTCGGCTGCGGAGATGCCGTCGAGCTGGGGCATCTTGACGTCCATCACGACGAGGTCGGGGCGGAGGTCGGTGGCGAGCTGCACGGCAGTCTCGCCGTCGCCGGCCTCACCGACCACGTCGAACCCGTTGTCGCGCAGGATCTCGACGATGTCGAGGCGGATGAGCGACTCGTCCTCGGCGACGACGACGCGACGGGGTGCTGTTGCAGTTGCTTCTGTGTCACTCACAGCGGCAAGCCTACTAGACGCCGGATGTTGCGTTGTACGAGTGGCGGGACACGGGGCCGGAACAGCCCCGCGCGCCGTGAGCATGCGTTGTACGAGTGGCGGGACTTGAACCCGCACGCCGTGAGGCAGAGCATTTTGAGTGCCCCGTGTCTGCCGATTCCACCACACTCGCGAGGCCTCCAGGCTAGCAGGACCCCCGCCCCTCGACCGCCGCCGGCAGCCGCAGCTCGAACACCGCACCGCCGAGCAGGCCGACCTCGTGGCCTCCGCCGTCCTCGGCGTGCTGCAGGGACCCGCCGTGCGCCTCCGCGATGCCCCGTGCGATCGGCAGTCCCAGTCCGGCCCCGCCGGAACGGGCGTCGCGAGCGGCCTCGAGCCGGACGAGTCGGTCGAAGACCCGCACGCGGTCCTGCACCGGGATGCCCGGACCGTCGTCCTCCACCCGGACCACGGGGCCCGCTCCCCGGTCGTCGAGCGAGACGACGATCCTGCCCGCGGGTCCGGCAGCGCGGGCGGCGTTGTCGACGAGGTTGGCGACGACCTGGGCGAGCCGCTCGGCGTCGACGTCGGCGCACACGGGCCGCTCGGGCACCACGACCTCGAGCGCGACGGACGGCAGCCGCAACCGCAGCCGGTCGCCCTCCGCCACGAGGACGGCGCCGAGGTCCACCGGTCGTCGGTCGAGTTCGATCCCCCGGTCGAGCCGGGCCATCGTGAGCATGTCCTCGACGAGCCGCGCGGCGCGGTCTGCCTGGCGGACGACGTGCACGGCGAGCACCTCGCGCGTGGCGACGTCGCCGACGCCGCGCACGAGCGTGTCGGCCGCCGCACGGACCCCGGCGACCGGCGTGCGCAGCTCGTGCGCGGCGTCGGAGAGGAACGAGCGGACCCGTCCCTCAGCGGCGACGGCCTCGCGCTCCGCGCCCTCGACGGCGTCGAGCATCTCGTCCATGGCGACGGCGACGCGACCGATCTCGGTGTCCTGCCGCGAGGGTCGGAGTCGCCGGCCGCGGTCGCCGCCCGCGATCGACCGCGCGGTCGTCGCCATCTCGTCGAGCGGCCGCAGGGACCGACGGACGACGAGCACCACACCGAGGACGGCGACCCCGAGGAACGCCGCGGAGGCACCGCCCATCACCCAGCCGAGCTGCACCAGGGTGTCCTGCACGTCGCGGGTGCCGACGGTCAGCGTGATGCGGGTGCCGTCGTCGAGCCGGCTCACGAGGGTGAGCACCCCGTCGCCCTCGCGCACGGTCGACGACGAGATCGTGGCGCCGTCCGCGGTGGTCGTCGGCGTCGCCGCGGCCGTGGGCGCGGTCCCACCGACGAGTCCGCTGCCGCGCGGTACGGTCGCCGGCAGGCCGCCTGGATCCGGCGGGCCCGTCCGCAGCTGGTCCGGCGTCGGACCGGCGTCGACGGCCCCGCCGTCCGGCCCGACGATGCGCACCGACAGCCCCTGCGCGGAGAGCCGGTCGGCGAGGTCCTCGGCGTCGACGGTCCCGACGAGTGCGGCGGCGGCCGATGCCCGGTCGCGGAGCCGGTCCTCGGCCTGGGCGCGCAGCCGGATGCCGAGCAGCACCTCGACGGCGACCGCCAGTCCGGCGAGCAGGACCGCGAGCAGGACCACGATCGCGACGACCGTGCGCAGCCGCAACGAGGTCGTCCGGAGCGGGCCGCTGTCGCCCGTCACGCCGCCGTCCGCTCGTCGCTCAGCCGGTACCCGATGCCGCGGACGGTGTGCACGAGCCGCGGCCCGTGCGCCTCCATCTTCCGTCGGAGGGCGCTGAGGTGGACCTCGACGACGTTCGCCGCGACGTCGTCGTAGCCCCACACCTGCGTCGTGATCTGCCCCTTCGACACGGTACGACCCCGGCTCTCGGCGAGGAACCGGAGCAGGCGGAACTCCGTCGCGGTGAGGTCGAGCAGGACCCCGGCACGCCGGGCGGTGGCGGCGTCCGGGTCGAGGACGAGGTCGCCGACCTCGACGACCGACGGGATCCGCCCCCGCCGCCGGAGCACCGCCGTCACCCGCGCCACCAACTCGGCCATCGCGAACGGCTTCACCACGTAGTCGTCGGCGCCCTCGGCGAAGCCGCGCAACCGCTCGTCGAGCTCGTCCCGCGCGGTCATCATCACGACGGCGGCGTCCGAGGTGGAGCGCACCCGTCCGGCGAGCACGATGCCGCTCGGCCCGGGCAGCATCCAGTCCAGCAGGACGAGGTCGGGTGCGGCGCGGCGGAGGTCCTCGACGAGGTCGCGTCCGTCGGACACCTCGGCGACGGTGAAGCCCTCGGCACGCAGGGTCGTCGCGACGGACGTCCGGATGGAGTCGTCGTCGTCGACGACCAGGATTCGAGCGGGAACAGGCACGGCGGACACCGTAGGGCGCTCCGGCAGCCACCGAGCATGGAGGACGCTGGAGAACCCCTGTGCTTCAGGCATGCTTCAGATTCGGACTCGAGCGTCGTCTCCAGCGGCGGATCACCCGGATCTGCCCGGTCACGGAACGGAACCACCATGTTCGACGAACGAGACGACTCGACCACCACCACCCCGCGACGCGGCGCACTCCTGCGACGGGTCGGGATCGGCACGGCCGCGGCCGCGGTGCTGGTGCTCGGCGGGTTCGGCATCGCCACGGCGAACGCCGCGACGACCACCCCGGCGCCGAGCGCCCCGACCGGCGCGTCGACCGGCGCGGCCACACCGGCCCCGGTTCCGTCGGACGGCGACACCGCGACGGTGCCCGCACCGCCCGAGGGCGGCCCCGCGACGGCGCCCGGCTGCACGGCACCGCCGAAGGCCGGCGAGCACGCGACGGTGCCGGCGCCGCCGAAGGGCGACGAGCGGAAGGCACCGACCCCGCCGAAGGACGGTGCGAAGGGCACGGCACCGACCCCGCCGAAGGACGGTGCGAAGGGCACGGCACCCACCCCGCCGGCGCCCGACGCGACCACCACGCCGGCGCCGACCTCCGGTTCCTGATCACCAGGCCGGGAGGCGCGCGCCGTCGGCGATCTCGACCGCGCGGGGCGCGCCTCCAGGCCGGGTCGTCCCGACCGACTCAGGGACCCTCGAGCGCCTCGATCGCCGCCACGAGACCAGCCCGCCGCGGCGACCGCCGCGGCAGGACCGCGAGCAGCGCGCGGAGCACGCGGCCGTCCGCTGCGCCGTCGGGCGTCCGTGCCCACGCGAGCAGCGCCTCGACACTGCCGTCCGCGACGACCGACTCGCGGAACCGACCGCGCACCAGGTCGCGCACGGCGTCCACCCCCGGCGCAGCCGACCCCGGCAGGACCGGCCCGGTGTACCGGTCGACGGCCTGGAGGCGCGCCCCGCGGTCGAGCGCGGACAGCACGGTGTCGACGTCGGTCGCCATCCCCGTCACCCGGTACGGACGCGACGTCACGGTCACGCCCGATGCGTGCTCCGCGAGGACCCGACGGAGCCGCACCACCTCGGCGCGCAGCGTCACGACGGCACCGGCGTCGCCGTACACCGCCTGCGCGAGGTCGGCTGCCGCCAACCCGTCGGGGTGGGCGGCGAGGACGACCAGGAGCTCGGAGTGCCGCGCGGACAGCTGCACCCGGCGGTCGCGGATGCGCAGGACGGCGGTGTCGGTGCCGAGGACCGTCAGTTCCGCGCCGGGCGCGGCCGGCGTCGACACGGCGGGTCCGGGGATCCGGCTCTCGGCGAGGGCGAGCCGTGCCTCGGCGGCGGCGACCGTGGCGGCGAGGAGCGAGAGGGTGTGCCGTTCGACCGCCCGGTCGTCGCCCGTCAGGTCGAGCACACCGACGATGGACCCGTGGGCGTCGTGCACGGGGACGGCGGTGCACGACCACGGCTTCACGGCGTTGGCGTAGTGCTCGTCGGAGCGGATCTGCACCGGCCGGTCGAGACGCAGGGCGGTGCCGGGTGCGCTCGTGCCGACGCGGTCCTCGGCCCAGTCGGCCCCGGGGACGAAGCCCATGTCCTCTGCCGCTCGTCGGGCCGTCCGCGCGCCGTCGACCCACACGAGCCGGCCGGAGGCGTCACCGACCGCCAGGACGCACCCGGCGGAGCGGGTGTCGTCGAGCAGGAGGTGCCGGACGACGGGCAGCAGGGTGGCCAGCGGGCCGTCACGGCGGGCGGCGTCGAGCTCGTCGTCGCCGAGGGCGAGTGCGGGGACCGCGTCCGGGTCGACCGCCGCGGACCGACGCCAGGACGCGGCGACGAGTGGCCGGAGCCGGTCGGGTGCGCGCATGCGTCCTCCGATCGACCCCACTCGCCGCACCGTCGCGACGAGTACGGCCAGCCTACGTCCGGTGTGCGACCGGGACCAGGCCGAGATCCGCCAGCTCGGCGTCGTCGAACATCCGCGACCGGGTCAGGAACCGTTTGCCCTCGGGGCTCTCCACCGAGAACCCGCCGCCGCGCCCGTCGACGACGTCGATGGTGAGGTGCGTGTACTTCCAGTACTCGAACTGCGACACCGACATGTAGACCTCGACGGGGTCGATGCCGTCCACCTGGAGCGCCCCCAACAACACGTCGCCGGAACCGGTCCGGAACATGCCGACCGGCTAGCACATCGGGCTCGATCCGTCGCAGCAGCCGCCCGACTGGTGGAACATCAGGGGGCCGTGCCGGGCGGCGAGGGTGCGCAGCAGCTCCCCCGCCGCCGGCGTGACCGCCACGCGTGCGGTGTCGGGCATCAGAAGAAGCCCATCGGACCGTCCGCGTAGGACACGAGCAGGTTCTTCGTCTGCTGGTAGTGGTCGAGCATCATCTTGTGGTTCTCCCGCCCGATGCCGGACTGCTTGTACCCGCCGAAGGCCGCACCCGCGGGGTACTGGTGGTACGTGTTCGACCACACCCGTCCGGCCTGGATGTCCCGACCGGCGCGGTACAGGGTCGTGGCCTCGCGACTCCACACGCCGGCGCCGAGTCCGTACAGGGTGTCGTTGGCCGTGGCGATCGCGTCGTCGTAGCCGCTGAAGGACGTCAGCGCGAGGACCGGACCGAAGATCTCCTCCTGGAAGATCCGCATCGAGTTGACGCCCTCGAACACCGTCGGCGTGACGTAGTACCCGCCGGACAGCTCGCCACCGAGGTCCGCGCGTTCCCCGCCGGTGAGCAGCTTCGCGCCCTCCTGCTTGCCGATGTCGATGTAGCTCAGGATCTTCTCGAGCTGGTCGTTCGACGCCTGCGCGCCGATCATCGTGGAGAGGTCGAGCGGGTGCCCCTGCTTCACGGCGCGCACCCGGTCGAGGCCGTCGGCGACGAACCCGTCGTAGATCTCCTTCGCCACGAGCGCCCGGGACGGACACGTGCAGACCTCGCCCTGGTTGAGGTTGAAGAAGGTGAACCCCTCGAGCGCCTTGTCGTAGAACGAGTCCTTGTCGTCGGCGACGTCGGGGAAGAACACGTTCGGGCTCTTGCCGCCGAGCTCGAGCGTCACCGGGATGAGGCTCTGCGAGGCGTACTGCATGATCAAGCGACCGGTGGTGGTCTCGCCGGTGAACGCGATCTTCCGGATGTCCGGGTGCTGGGCGAGCGGCGCACCGACCTCGATGCCGAACCCGTTGACGACGTTGAGGACGCCGGCGGGCAGCAGGTCGCGGATGAGCTCGACGAGCACGTGGATCGAGGCCGGGGTCTGCTCGGCGGGCTTCAGCACGACGCAGTTGCCCGCGGCCAGGGCCGGCGCGAGCTTCCACACGGCCATCAGGATCGGGAAGTTCCACGGGATGATCTGTCCGACGACGCCGAGGGGTTCGTGGAAGTGGTACGCCACGGTGTCGTGGTCGATCTCGCCGGCCGAGCCCTCCTGCGCGCGGATCGCCCCGGCGAAGTAGCGGAAGTGGTCGATCGCGAGCGGGATGTCGGCACCGAGGGTCTCGCGGATCGGCTTGCCGTTCTCCCACGTCTCGGCGACGGCGAGCATCTCGAGGTGCTCCTCCATCCGGTCGGCGATCTTGTTGAGGACGACCGCGCGCTCGGCGGCGCTCGTCCTCCCCCAGCTCGGGAACGCCTTCCAGCCCGCTGCCACCGCACGGTCCACGTCGGTGGAGTCCCCGCGGGCGACCTCGGTGAAGACCTTGCCGGTGACGGGGGTCGGGTTCTCGAAGTACTGCCCACTCGCCGAGGGGACGTACTCGCCGCCGATGAAGTGGTCGTACCGCGACCGGTACTGGACGAGGGAACCCGGTTCACCGGGTGCCGCGTAGGTGGTGGGCGATGGTGCGATGGTCATGGTGATGGCCTTTCGACGACGCTGTCGGGGCACGTTCGGATCGCGTGCCTGCTCGCACGGTACGTC of the Curtobacterium sp. TC1 genome contains:
- a CDS encoding aldehyde dehydrogenase family protein, whose translation is MTIAPSPTTYAAPGEPGSLVQYRSRYDHFIGGEYVPSASGQYFENPTPVTGKVFTEVARGDSTDVDRAVAAGWKAFPSWGRTSAAERAVVLNKIADRMEEHLEMLAVAETWENGKPIRETLGADIPLAIDHFRYFAGAIRAQEGSAGEIDHDTVAYHFHEPLGVVGQIIPWNFPILMAVWKLAPALAAGNCVVLKPAEQTPASIHVLVELIRDLLPAGVLNVVNGFGIEVGAPLAQHPDIRKIAFTGETTTGRLIMQYASQSLIPVTLELGGKSPNVFFPDVADDKDSFYDKALEGFTFFNLNQGEVCTCPSRALVAKEIYDGFVADGLDRVRAVKQGHPLDLSTMIGAQASNDQLEKILSYIDIGKQEGAKLLTGGERADLGGELSGGYYVTPTVFEGVNSMRIFQEEIFGPVLALTSFSGYDDAIATANDTLYGLGAGVWSREATTLYRAGRDIQAGRVWSNTYHQYPAGAAFGGYKQSGIGRENHKMMLDHYQQTKNLLVSYADGPMGFF
- a CDS encoding response regulator codes for the protein MPVPARILVVDDDDSIRTSVATTLRAEGFTVAEVSDGRDLVEDLRRAAPDLVLLDWMLPGPSGIVLAGRVRSTSDAAVVMMTARDELDERLRGFAEGADDYVVKPFAMAELVARVTAVLRRRGRIPSVVEVGDLVLDPDAATARRAGVLLDLTATEFRLLRFLAESRGRTVSKGQITTQVWGYDDVAANVVEVHLSALRRKMEAHGPRLVHTVRGIGYRLSDERTAA
- a CDS encoding sensor histidine kinase; translation: MTGDSGPLRTTSLRLRTVVAIVVLLAVLLAGLAVAVEVLLGIRLRAQAEDRLRDRASAAAALVGTVDAEDLADRLSAQGLSVRIVGPDGGAVDAGPTPDQLRTGPPDPGGLPATVPRGSGLVGGTAPTAAATPTTTADGATISSSTVREGDGVLTLVSRLDDGTRITLTVGTRDVQDTLVQLGWVMGGASAAFLGVAVLGVVLVVRRSLRPLDEMATTARSIAGGDRGRRLRPSRQDTEIGRVAVAMDEMLDAVEGAEREAVAAEGRVRSFLSDAAHELRTPVAGVRAAADTLVRGVGDVATREVLAVHVVRQADRAARLVEDMLTMARLDRGIELDRRPVDLGAVLVAEGDRLRLRLPSVALEVVVPERPVCADVDAERLAQVVANLVDNAARAAGPAGRIVVSLDDRGAGPVVRVEDDGPGIPVQDRVRVFDRLVRLEAARDARSGGAGLGLPIARGIAEAHGGSLQHAEDGGGHEVGLLGGAVFELRLPAAVEGRGSC
- a CDS encoding GAF domain-containing protein, with translation MRAPDRLRPLVAASWRRSAAVDPDAVPALALGDDELDAARRDGPLATLLPVVRHLLLDDTRSAGCVLAVGDASGRLVWVDGARTARRAAEDMGFVPGADWAEDRVGTSAPGTALRLDRPVQIRSDEHYANAVKPWSCTAVPVHDAHGSIVGVLDLTGDDRAVERHTLSLLAATVAAAEARLALAESRIPGPAVSTPAAPGAELTVLGTDTAVLRIRDRRVQLSARHSELLVVLAAHPDGLAAADLAQAVYGDAGAVVTLRAEVVRLRRVLAEHASGVTVTSRPYRVTGMATDVDTVLSALDRGARLQAVDRYTGPVLPGSAAPGVDAVRDLVRGRFRESVVADGSVEALLAWARTPDGAADGRVLRALLAVLPRRSPRRAGLVAAIEALEGP
- a CDS encoding ANTAR domain-containing response regulator, producing the protein MSDTEATATAPRRVVVAEDESLIRLDIVEILRDNGFDVVGEAGDGETAVQLATDLRPDLVVMDVKMPQLDGISAAEKLSKNHIAPVVLLTAFSQKDLVERATEAGALAYVVKPFTPNDLLPAIEIALSRHQQIITLEAEVADLVERFETRKLVDRAKGLLNEKMGLTEPEAFRWIQKASMDRRLTMHDVAKAIIEQLSAKK